The following are encoded in a window of Deltaproteobacteria bacterium genomic DNA:
- a CDS encoding 1-deoxy-D-xylulose-5-phosphate reductoisomerase — protein MTEGGTTGVTILGSTGSIGRSTLEVVADFPEQYRIVALAAGQSIELLAEQVRAFRPKLVSVKRAEDVSRLRAALAGAGCDRLEIASGPEGADAVAAHPDGDVVVTAMVGAAGLAPTLVAVRRGARMAIANKEPLVVAGKLVTDEARRCGATILPVDSEHNAIYQCLSGQRREDVRRILLTCSGGPFRTTADLSQVTLEQALKHPTWSMGPKITIDSATLMNKGLEVIEAHWLFGLPAEQLDVVIHPQSVIHSMVEYVDGSVIAQLGTPDMKVPIGYALAYPRRLPLKVPRLDFAALGTLAFEAPDRRRFPCLNLAYQALAVGGAAPAVLNAANETAVAAFLDRRIRYLDIPSLIERTLEAHSSDSAGELEPILAADLWARRQVQSYLG, from the coding sequence ATGACCGAGGGCGGAACGACCGGCGTGACGATCTTGGGGTCCACGGGCTCGATCGGGCGGAGCACGCTGGAGGTGGTGGCGGATTTTCCGGAGCAGTATCGGATCGTGGCCCTCGCCGCGGGTCAGAGCATCGAGCTCCTCGCCGAGCAGGTGCGCGCCTTCCGGCCGAAGCTCGTCTCGGTGAAGCGGGCCGAGGACGTGTCGCGCCTCCGGGCGGCGCTCGCCGGGGCAGGGTGCGACCGCCTCGAGATCGCGAGCGGTCCGGAGGGGGCCGACGCGGTGGCGGCGCATCCCGACGGAGACGTGGTGGTGACGGCGATGGTCGGCGCGGCGGGACTTGCGCCCACGCTCGTGGCCGTGCGGCGCGGAGCCCGCATGGCGATCGCGAACAAGGAGCCGCTCGTCGTGGCGGGCAAGCTCGTGACCGACGAGGCCCGCCGCTGCGGCGCGACGATCCTGCCCGTGGACAGCGAGCACAACGCGATCTACCAGTGCCTCTCGGGGCAGCGGCGCGAGGACGTGCGCCGCATCCTGCTCACCTGCTCGGGGGGGCCCTTCCGCACCACCGCCGACCTGAGCCAGGTGACGCTCGAGCAGGCGCTGAAGCACCCTACCTGGTCGATGGGCCCCAAGATCACCATCGACTCGGCGACGCTCATGAACAAGGGGCTCGAGGTGATCGAGGCCCACTGGCTCTTCGGGCTCCCCGCCGAGCAGCTCGACGTGGTGATCCATCCGCAGAGCGTGATCCATTCGATGGTCGAATACGTGGACGGCTCGGTGATCGCGCAGCTCGGCACGCCGGACATGAAGGTGCCGATCGGCTACGCCCTGGCCTACCCGAGACGGCTGCCGCTCAAGGTGCCGCGCCTCGATTTCGCGGCACTCGGCACGCTGGCCTTCGAGGCGCCCGACCGGCGGCGCTTCCCCTGCCTCAACCTGGCGTATCAGGCCCTGGCCGTGGGGGGCGCGGCGCCGGCGGTCCTGAACGCGGCCAACGAGACGGCCGTGGCGGCCTTTCTCGACCGGCGCATCCGCTACCTCGACATCCCGTCGCTCATCGAGCGCACGCTCGAGGCCCACTCCTCCGACTCCGCGGGCGAGCTCGAGCCGATCCTGGCCGCCGACCTCTGGGCGCGCCGACAGGTTCAGAGCTACCTCGGGTAG
- the uppS gene encoding di-trans,poly-cis-decaprenylcistransferase, whose amino-acid sequence MSEVAEPALVLPPGPLPRHVAIIMDGNGRWAQARGLPRLEGHREGARSVREVVRAARRIGLEALTLYAFSEQNWDRPADEVTALMELLHQYVHEERQEIMENGIRLVAIGETDRLPAFVYGPLRALIDDSAKNTDMVLCLALSYGAREDLTRAARALALEVAAGRLDPAAVDEQALSTRLATAGLPPLDLLIRTSGEQRISNFLLWEAAYAELLFVPTLWPEFRKAQLVEAILSFQQRERRFGLTSEQLAARPTR is encoded by the coding sequence ATGTCCGAGGTGGCCGAGCCAGCTCTCGTCCTGCCCCCCGGGCCCCTGCCGCGGCACGTGGCCATCATCATGGATGGGAACGGTCGCTGGGCCCAGGCCCGGGGGTTGCCGCGTCTCGAGGGACACCGCGAGGGGGCGCGCTCCGTCCGCGAGGTGGTCCGTGCGGCCCGGCGCATCGGACTCGAGGCCCTGACCCTCTACGCCTTCAGCGAGCAGAACTGGGATCGTCCGGCGGACGAGGTGACGGCCCTCATGGAGCTCCTGCACCAGTACGTGCACGAGGAGCGCCAAGAGATCATGGAGAACGGCATCCGGCTCGTCGCCATCGGCGAGACGGACCGGCTGCCGGCCTTCGTCTACGGCCCCCTGCGCGCGCTGATCGACGATTCGGCGAAGAACACGGACATGGTGCTCTGCCTCGCGCTCTCCTACGGAGCGCGGGAAGACCTCACGCGCGCGGCGCGCGCCCTCGCCCTCGAAGTTGCGGCGGGGAGGCTCGACCCCGCGGCCGTCGACGAGCAGGCCCTGAGCACGCGCCTCGCCACGGCCGGGCTCCCTCCGCTCGACCTGCTCATCCGCACGAGCGGCGAGCAGCGCATCTCCAATTTCCTCCTCTGGGAGGCGGCCTACGCCGAGCTGCTCTTCGTCCCCACGCTCTGGCCCGAGTTCCGCAAGGCGCAGCTCGTCGAGGCGATCCTCTCCTTCCAGCAGCGGGAGCGCCGCTTCGGCCTCACCTCGGAGCAGCTCGCCGCGCGGCCCACTCGATGA
- a CDS encoding phosphatidate cytidylyltransferase yields the protein MNEANRNLVLRVISAAVLAPPVVLLIFWRRPEGTALLVHLACALALVEFYGITLKDRPAWLRGLGVLLGVGVSATMVWAPKPELLNAALVGSMLVLALAQLVHLGDIRTAGSSLALLVMGLLYVPLLLTPLALLKKFPDGASWIVLVLTITWFADTGAYFAGRALGRHKLYPAVSPGKTVEGAVGGLLASFGAAALAKAWYLPSLSWLDAAAISLPASALGQAGDLVESMLKRAYQVKDSGRLIPGHGGLLDRIDALLFCAPYVYLYARYVIYR from the coding sequence ATGAACGAGGCCAACCGGAATCTGGTGCTGCGGGTGATCTCCGCGGCGGTGCTCGCCCCGCCGGTGGTCCTGCTGATCTTCTGGAGGCGCCCCGAGGGCACCGCGCTGCTCGTGCACCTCGCTTGCGCGCTGGCGCTCGTCGAGTTCTACGGCATCACCCTGAAGGACCGCCCCGCCTGGCTGCGGGGCCTCGGCGTGCTGCTCGGCGTGGGGGTGAGCGCGACGATGGTGTGGGCGCCGAAGCCGGAGCTGCTGAACGCCGCGCTCGTGGGGTCGATGCTGGTCCTGGCCCTGGCGCAGCTCGTCCACCTCGGGGACATTCGCACCGCGGGGTCGAGCCTCGCGCTGCTCGTGATGGGCCTCCTCTACGTCCCGCTCCTGCTCACGCCGCTCGCGCTGCTCAAGAAGTTCCCCGACGGAGCGAGCTGGATCGTCCTCGTGCTCACGATCACCTGGTTCGCCGACACGGGGGCCTACTTCGCCGGGCGCGCGCTCGGGCGGCACAAACTCTACCCGGCGGTGAGCCCCGGCAAGACCGTGGAAGGGGCGGTGGGGGGCCTCCTCGCCAGCTTCGGCGCGGCGGCGCTGGCCAAGGCCTGGTACCTGCCGAGCCTCTCCTGGCTCGACGCGGCGGCGATCTCCTTGCCCGCGAGCGCTCTCGGGCAGGCGGGCGATCTGGTCGAGTCGATGCTCAAGCGCGCGTATCAGGTGAAGGACTCCGGCCGGCTCATCCCGGGGCACGGTGGCCTGCTCGACCGGATCGACGCATTACTCTTCTGCGCTCCGTACGTGTACCTCTACGCGCGCTACGTGATCTATCGATAG